Proteins co-encoded in one Marinobacter qingdaonensis genomic window:
- the urtB gene encoding urea ABC transporter permease subunit UrtB, whose translation MGIIRSLSRLLLVGFLLWPALTLAQLEDSEAQQLLTALAESSFKEKPDVINRIAGSGDDRARGWLEAFASNKLGRIESSGQFIVVLSNRGRDWTVESALSGDTLGEISRRDIDTIRVNNALRNELEGILSVIDLKSPDEDLRLSAARALKGSVDGTLAERLPELIEAEDSASVADALTEALAIYQVAEQGDVAAVATLSGSLNAEARAALQQAVRGDNAELSAAASKALDSIEQKLKLNRAAETLYFGLSLGSVLVLAAIGLAITFGVMGVINMAHGELIMLGAYTTWGMQQLLPGQPGLALLLSIPAGFLVAALAGIAIERSVIQHLKGRPLETLLATFGVSLILQQLVRTLISPLNRTVITPDWMSGSLMINEALSLTLNRLYVIGFALVVFAGLMLIMRKTRLGLDVRAVTQNRAMARSMGIKATKVDILTFGLGSGVAGLAGVALSQITNVGPNLGQSYIIDSFMVVVFGGVGNLWGTLLAGLSLGTINQLLEPWAGAVLAKILVLVLIILFIQKRPRGLFPQKGRAAEG comes from the coding sequence ATGGGCATCATCCGATCGCTCAGCCGGCTTCTGCTTGTCGGTTTCCTGCTCTGGCCCGCGCTGACGCTGGCCCAGCTGGAAGACTCAGAAGCGCAACAGCTGCTTACCGCCCTGGCGGAATCATCCTTCAAAGAAAAACCCGACGTGATCAACCGCATCGCCGGCAGTGGCGATGACCGCGCCCGCGGTTGGCTCGAAGCCTTCGCCAGCAACAAACTCGGCCGCATCGAATCCAGTGGCCAGTTCATCGTTGTGCTGTCCAACCGGGGCCGGGACTGGACCGTCGAAAGCGCCCTCAGTGGCGACACCCTGGGCGAGATCTCCCGCCGGGACATCGACACCATCCGGGTCAACAACGCCCTGCGCAACGAGCTGGAAGGCATCCTCTCAGTCATTGACCTGAAGAGTCCCGATGAGGACCTGCGTTTATCCGCCGCCCGCGCCCTGAAAGGCAGCGTGGACGGCACCCTGGCCGAGCGCCTGCCGGAACTGATCGAGGCCGAAGACAGCGCCTCGGTCGCGGACGCGCTCACCGAAGCCCTGGCCATTTACCAGGTGGCCGAGCAAGGCGATGTTGCCGCCGTGGCCACCTTGTCCGGCAGCCTCAACGCCGAGGCCCGCGCGGCCCTGCAGCAGGCCGTGCGCGGCGATAACGCCGAACTGTCGGCGGCCGCCAGCAAGGCCCTGGACAGCATCGAGCAGAAATTGAAACTGAACCGCGCCGCCGAGACCCTGTACTTTGGCCTCTCGCTCGGGTCGGTGCTGGTGCTGGCGGCCATCGGCCTGGCCATCACCTTTGGCGTCATGGGCGTGATCAACATGGCCCACGGCGAGCTGATCATGCTCGGCGCCTACACCACCTGGGGCATGCAGCAACTGCTGCCGGGCCAGCCGGGCCTGGCGCTGCTGCTGTCCATTCCCGCCGGCTTCCTGGTTGCGGCCCTTGCCGGCATCGCTATCGAGCGCTCGGTGATCCAGCACCTGAAAGGCCGGCCGCTGGAAACCCTGCTAGCTACCTTCGGCGTTAGCCTGATCCTGCAGCAGCTGGTGCGCACCCTGATTTCACCCTTGAACCGCACGGTGATTACCCCGGACTGGATGAGTGGCTCGCTGATGATCAACGAAGCCCTGTCCCTGACCCTGAATCGCCTGTACGTCATCGGCTTCGCCCTGGTGGTGTTCGCCGGGCTGATGCTGATCATGCGCAAGACCCGGCTCGGCCTGGACGTGCGCGCGGTCACCCAGAACCGGGCCATGGCCCGCTCCATGGGCATCAAGGCCACTAAGGTGGACATCCTCACTTTCGGCCTGGGCTCCGGTGTCGCCGGCCTGGCCGGGGTGGCCCTGTCGCAGATCACCAACGTCGGTCCCAACCTGGGCCAGAGCTACATCATCGATTCGTTCATGGTGGTGGTGTTCGGCGGCGTCGGCAATCTGTGGGGCACGCTGCTGGCGGGCTTGTCCCTCGGCACCATCAACCAGCTGCTGGAGCCCTGGGCGGGCGCGGTGCTGGCCAAGATCCTGGTGCTGGTCCTGATCATCCTATTCATCCAGAAACGGCCGCGCGGACTCTTCCCGCAAAAAGGCCGCGCAGCAGAGGGCTGA
- the urtC gene encoding urea ABC transporter permease subunit UrtC: MWLTRPLRERSTQLFLGVLFAALIVVTALHLLMPQDSALYVSSYTVTLLGKYLCYALLAVAVDLVWGYLGILSLGHGAFFALGGYAMGMYLMRQIGDRGVYGDPILPDFMVFLNWDALPWYWHGFDMAWFAFIMVLLAPGLLALVFGFLAFRSRVTGVYLSIITQALTFALMLAFFRNEMGFGGNNGLTDFKDMLGFDLRTDATRLGLFLATGIALAIGYVICRGIVTSKLGRVSVACRDAEARTRFLGYRVERVQLFVFVVSAMLAGVAGALYVPQVGIINPSEFSPLFSIEIVVWVALGGRATLYGAVIGAILVNYGKTVFTGIMPDAWLFALGGLFVLVTVFLPKGIAGLLFDRKKASTDGDGSDSGKAPAQEATA; encoded by the coding sequence ATGTGGTTAACGCGACCTCTGCGTGAACGCTCCACGCAACTGTTCCTGGGCGTGCTGTTCGCCGCCCTGATTGTAGTCACCGCGCTGCACCTGCTGATGCCGCAGGACAGCGCCCTGTACGTGAGTTCCTACACCGTTACCCTGCTGGGCAAGTACCTGTGCTACGCGCTGCTGGCGGTGGCGGTGGACCTGGTCTGGGGTTACCTGGGTATCCTCAGCCTGGGCCACGGTGCTTTCTTTGCCCTTGGCGGCTACGCCATGGGCATGTACCTGATGCGCCAGATCGGCGATCGCGGCGTCTACGGCGACCCGATCCTGCCGGACTTCATGGTGTTCCTGAACTGGGACGCGCTGCCCTGGTACTGGCACGGCTTCGACATGGCCTGGTTCGCCTTCATCATGGTGTTGCTGGCCCCGGGCCTGCTGGCGCTGGTGTTTGGCTTCCTGGCGTTCCGCTCCCGGGTAACCGGGGTGTACCTGTCGATCATCACCCAGGCGCTCACCTTCGCCCTGATGCTGGCGTTCTTCCGCAACGAAATGGGCTTTGGCGGCAACAACGGCCTGACCGATTTCAAAGACATGCTCGGCTTTGACCTGCGCACCGACGCCACCCGCCTGGGCCTGTTCCTGGCCACCGGCATCGCCCTGGCCATCGGCTACGTGATTTGCCGCGGCATCGTCACCAGCAAACTCGGCCGGGTCAGCGTAGCCTGCCGCGACGCCGAGGCTCGCACCCGCTTCCTTGGTTACCGGGTGGAGCGTGTGCAGCTGTTCGTGTTCGTGGTCTCTGCCATGTTGGCAGGCGTCGCCGGTGCTCTCTATGTGCCCCAGGTGGGCATCATCAACCCGAGCGAATTCTCACCGCTATTCTCCATCGAGATCGTGGTCTGGGTTGCCCTGGGTGGCCGCGCCACCCTCTACGGTGCCGTCATTGGCGCCATCCTGGTGAACTACGGCAAGACCGTGTTTACCGGCATCATGCCGGACGCCTGGCTGTTCGCCCTCGGCGGCCTGTTCGTGCTGGTCACCGTGTTCCTGCCCAAGGGTATCGCCGGCCTGCTGTTCGATCGCAAGAAAGCCAGCACTGACGGCGACGGCTCCGATTCGGGCAAGGCACCGGCGCAGGAGGCCACCGCATGA
- the urtD gene encoding urea ABC transporter ATP-binding protein UrtD, producing the protein MSIFEQLTKRDQVFDFLTPEASPVDVRHGPILYLEDVSVSFDGFKAINNLNLTIDDGELRCIIGPNGAGKTTMMDIITGKTRPDIGSVWFGSRHNLLTKNEPDIASLGIGRKFQKPTVFEALTVFENLELAMAADKRVFPTLTATMKPEYRDRIDEVLEMIGLKNLRNALAGILSHGQKQWLEIGMLLMQRPRLLLVDEPVAGMTEQEMERTAELLTSLAGKQSVVVVEHDMGFVRSIARKVTVLHQGSVLAEGTMDQVSNDPEVIKVYLGEEA; encoded by the coding sequence ATGAGCATCTTTGAGCAACTGACCAAGCGCGACCAGGTGTTCGATTTCCTGACCCCGGAAGCGTCGCCGGTGGACGTGCGCCACGGCCCCATCCTGTACCTGGAAGACGTGAGCGTGAGCTTCGATGGCTTCAAGGCCATCAACAACCTCAACCTCACCATCGACGACGGCGAACTGCGCTGCATCATCGGGCCCAACGGCGCGGGCAAGACCACCATGATGGACATCATCACCGGCAAAACCCGCCCGGACATCGGCTCGGTGTGGTTCGGCAGCCGCCACAACCTGCTCACCAAGAACGAGCCGGACATCGCCTCCCTGGGCATCGGCCGCAAGTTCCAGAAACCCACGGTGTTCGAGGCGCTCACCGTGTTCGAAAACCTGGAACTGGCCATGGCCGCGGACAAACGCGTGTTCCCCACGCTCACCGCCACCATGAAGCCGGAGTACCGGGACCGCATCGACGAAGTGCTGGAAATGATCGGCCTGAAAAACCTGCGCAACGCCCTGGCCGGGATCCTGTCTCACGGCCAGAAGCAGTGGCTGGAAATCGGCATGCTGCTGATGCAGCGCCCGCGTCTGCTGCTGGTGGACGAGCCGGTGGCCGGCATGACCGAACAGGAAATGGAACGCACCGCGGAATTGCTCACCAGTCTGGCCGGCAAACAGTCGGTGGTGGTGGTTGAGCACGACATGGGCTTCGTGCGCTCCATCGCCCGCAAAGTCACTGTGTTGCATCAAGGCAGCGTGCTGGCCGAAGGCACCATGGACCAGGTCTCCAACGACCCGGAAGTGATCAAGGTGTATCTCGGGGAGGAAGCCTGA
- the urtE gene encoding urea ABC transporter ATP-binding subunit UrtE — MVKIDKLNQYYGESHTLWDLELDVPQGQCTCVMGRNGVGKTTLMKCIMGEESVKSGSIEFAQDVELTQKKIEDRSRLGIGYVPQGRQIFPLLTVEENLRTGLAVRADGSKKIPERIYELFPVLKEMKHRRGGDLSGGQQQQLAIGRALVIEPRLLILDEPGEGIQPNIVAQIGEVIRKLIEEDGLTVLLVEQKLPFARKYADRFAILDRGRRVAEGEIAELSDELIKQHLTV, encoded by the coding sequence ATGGTCAAAATCGACAAGCTCAACCAGTACTACGGCGAAAGCCACACCCTCTGGGACCTGGAGCTGGACGTGCCCCAGGGCCAGTGCACCTGCGTGATGGGCCGCAACGGCGTGGGCAAGACCACCCTGATGAAATGCATCATGGGCGAGGAAAGCGTCAAAAGCGGCTCCATCGAATTCGCCCAGGACGTGGAACTGACCCAGAAGAAAATCGAAGACCGCTCCCGCCTCGGCATCGGCTACGTGCCCCAGGGCCGGCAGATCTTCCCGCTGCTGACTGTGGAAGAAAACCTGCGCACCGGCCTGGCCGTGCGCGCCGACGGCAGCAAGAAAATCCCCGAGCGGATCTACGAACTGTTCCCGGTGCTCAAGGAAATGAAACACCGCCGCGGCGGCGACCTCTCCGGCGGCCAGCAACAGCAACTGGCCATCGGCCGGGCCCTGGTGATCGAACCACGGCTGCTGATCCTGGACGAGCCGGGGGAGGGCATCCAGCCCAACATCGTCGCCCAGATCGGCGAGGTCATCCGCAAGCTGATTGAAGAAGACGGCCTGACCGTGCTCTTGGTGGAACAGAAACTGCCATTCGCCCGCAAATACGCCGACCGCTTCGCCATCCTCGACCGCGGCCGCCGGGTGGCCGAAGGCGAGATCGCAGAGCTTTCGGACGAACTCATCAAACAGCACCTGACCGTATGA
- a CDS encoding urease accessory protein UreD: MTAYEPIPNAGSGHRFDTERRWAAAIALGFEARDEGGAAPITRLVRRRHVGPLRVQRPFYPEGKTGCCHVYLLHPPGGLVSGDELRIEAEVGEGGHALLTTPAAAKLYKADSHGVAWGQHTRLQVAQDATLEYLPQETIAFDGSRGEQTTTVELATGAKTLGWEVLALGRPASDLPFATGALEQRFHLSLDGKPLWIERQLLAPKHPRFTGAWGQGGATVQATLWAVGLDDEAAAIEALREELPDHNRWAVTRRQGVLLLRYLGADRNEAWALCEQAWHLLRPRLIGLPAHTPRIWLT; encoded by the coding sequence ATGACCGCCTACGAGCCCATACCAAACGCCGGGTCCGGCCACCGCTTCGACACCGAACGTCGCTGGGCCGCCGCCATCGCGCTCGGCTTCGAAGCCCGCGACGAAGGTGGCGCTGCGCCCATCACCCGCCTGGTCCGCCGCCGCCACGTCGGGCCTCTGCGGGTACAGCGACCGTTCTACCCGGAAGGCAAAACCGGCTGCTGTCACGTGTACCTGCTGCACCCACCGGGCGGCCTGGTCAGCGGCGACGAACTGCGCATCGAGGCCGAAGTGGGCGAGGGCGGCCACGCCCTGCTGACCACCCCGGCCGCGGCCAAGCTGTACAAAGCCGACAGCCACGGCGTCGCCTGGGGCCAGCACACTCGCTTACAGGTGGCCCAAGACGCCACCTTGGAATACCTGCCCCAGGAAACCATCGCCTTCGATGGCTCCCGCGGCGAACAGACCACCACCGTGGAACTGGCCACCGGCGCCAAAACCCTGGGCTGGGAAGTCCTCGCCCTGGGCCGACCGGCCAGCGATCTGCCGTTCGCCACCGGCGCCCTGGAACAGCGTTTCCACCTAAGCCTGGATGGCAAACCCCTGTGGATCGAACGCCAGCTGCTCGCCCCCAAGCACCCGAGATTCACGGGTGCCTGGGGACAGGGCGGGGCCACCGTGCAAGCCACCCTGTGGGCCGTCGGTTTAGACGACGAAGCCGCCGCCATCGAAGCGCTGCGGGAAGAGCTGCCCGACCACAACCGCTGGGCCGTCACCCGGCGCCAGGGCGTGCTGCTGCTGCGTTACCTGGGCGCCGATCGAAACGAAGCCTGGGCCTTGTGCGAACAGGCCTGGCACCTGTTGCGCCCGAGGCTGATTGGCCTGCCGGCGCACACCCCAAGAATCTGGCTCACCTGA
- the ureA gene encoding urease subunit gamma has product MELTPRDKDKLLLFTAALLAERRKAKGLKLNYPEAVALISAEIMEGAREGRSVAELMSAGTEILTREDVMDGVADMVHEVQVEATFPDGTKLVTVHNPIV; this is encoded by the coding sequence ATGGAGCTGACTCCCAGAGACAAAGACAAACTGCTGCTGTTCACCGCGGCCTTGCTGGCCGAACGCCGCAAAGCCAAGGGCCTGAAACTCAACTACCCGGAAGCCGTCGCCCTGATCAGCGCCGAAATCATGGAAGGCGCCCGCGAAGGCCGCTCCGTGGCGGAACTGATGAGCGCCGGCACCGAAATTCTCACCCGGGAAGACGTCATGGACGGCGTGGCCGACATGGTCCACGAAGTCCAGGTGGAAGCCACCTTCCCGGACGGCACCAAGCTAGTCACCGTCCACAACCCCATAGTGTGA
- a CDS encoding urease subunit beta, producing MIPGEYQLKDGDIELCAGRERIDLDVSNTGDRPVQIGSHYHFAEANPALDFDRAKARGYRLDVAAGTAIRFEPGQTRKVTLIPFAGNREIYGFRGEVMGKLDGKQ from the coding sequence ATGATCCCCGGTGAATACCAACTCAAAGACGGCGACATCGAACTCTGCGCCGGCCGCGAACGCATCGACCTGGACGTCTCCAACACCGGCGACCGCCCAGTCCAGATCGGCTCCCATTACCACTTCGCGGAAGCCAACCCTGCCTTGGATTTCGACCGCGCCAAAGCCCGCGGCTACCGCCTGGACGTCGCCGCCGGCACCGCCATCCGCTTCGAACCCGGCCAGACGAGAAAGGTCACGCTGATTCCGTTTGCCGGCAACCGCGAAATCTACGGCTTCCGAGGCGAAGTCATGGGGAAATTAGACGGAAAACAGTGA
- the ureC gene encoding urease subunit alpha, which translates to MKISRQAYADMYGPTVGDRVRLGDTELWIEVEQDHTHYGDEVKFGGGKVIRDGMGQSQRADDAVMDTVITNALILDWWGIVKADVGIQKGRIAAIGKAGNPDTQPDVEIVIGPGTEVIAGEGKILTAGGIDPHIHFICPQQVEEALMSGVTTMLGGGTGPATGTNATTCTPGPWHIGKMLQAVDTLPMNIGFLGKGNTSLPEALELQIKAGVIGLKLHEDWGTTPASIDNCLTVADQYDIQVAIHTDTLNESGFVEDTLAAFKGRCIHTFHTEGAGGGHAPDIITACSKDYVLPSSTNPTRPYTVNTVDEHLDMLMVCHHLDPNIPEDVAFADSRIRRETIAAEDILHDMGVISMISSDSQAMGRVGEVICRTWQTAHKMKVQRGLLPEDEERGADNFRAKRYIAKYTINSAITHGIGHEVGSVEVGKLADLVLWSPAFFGVKPATILKGGMIAAAPMGDPNASIPTPQPVHYRPMFGAFGKAASATRLTFVSQAALDANIGAELGLDSPLSACKGVREVRKGDMKLNDACPHLTVDPQTYEVHADGELLTCEPATELPLAQRYHLF; encoded by the coding sequence ATGAAAATAAGCAGACAAGCCTACGCCGACATGTACGGCCCCACCGTTGGGGACCGAGTCCGCCTGGGCGACACCGAACTGTGGATCGAAGTCGAACAGGACCATACCCACTACGGCGACGAAGTAAAATTCGGCGGCGGCAAAGTCATCCGCGATGGCATGGGCCAGAGCCAGCGGGCCGACGACGCCGTGATGGACACCGTCATCACCAACGCCCTGATTCTGGACTGGTGGGGCATCGTCAAAGCCGACGTCGGCATCCAGAAAGGCCGCATCGCCGCGATCGGCAAAGCCGGCAACCCCGACACCCAACCGGACGTCGAAATTGTCATCGGCCCCGGCACCGAAGTCATCGCCGGTGAAGGCAAAATCCTCACCGCCGGCGGCATCGACCCCCACATCCACTTCATCTGCCCCCAGCAGGTCGAAGAAGCCCTCATGAGCGGCGTCACCACCATGCTCGGCGGCGGCACCGGCCCGGCCACCGGCACCAACGCCACCACCTGCACCCCGGGGCCCTGGCACATCGGCAAAATGCTCCAGGCCGTGGACACCCTGCCCATGAACATCGGCTTCCTCGGCAAAGGCAACACCAGCCTGCCGGAAGCACTGGAACTGCAGATCAAAGCCGGCGTCATCGGTCTCAAACTGCACGAAGACTGGGGCACCACACCCGCGAGCATCGACAACTGCCTCACCGTGGCCGACCAGTACGACATCCAGGTGGCCATCCACACCGACACCCTGAACGAATCCGGCTTCGTGGAAGACACCCTGGCCGCGTTCAAAGGCCGCTGCATCCACACCTTCCACACCGAAGGCGCCGGCGGCGGCCATGCCCCGGACATCATCACCGCGTGCTCCAAGGATTACGTGCTGCCGTCGTCCACCAACCCCACGCGGCCCTACACCGTGAACACCGTGGACGAACACCTCGACATGCTCATGGTCTGCCACCACCTGGACCCGAACATCCCCGAGGACGTCGCCTTCGCCGACTCCCGCATCCGCCGCGAGACCATCGCCGCCGAAGACATCCTGCACGACATGGGCGTGATCTCCATGATCTCCTCCGACTCCCAGGCCATGGGCCGGGTCGGCGAAGTGATCTGTAGAACGTGGCAGACCGCCCACAAAATGAAAGTGCAGCGCGGCCTGCTGCCAGAGGACGAAGAGCGGGGCGCCGACAACTTCCGCGCCAAACGCTACATCGCCAAATACACCATCAACTCCGCCATCACCCACGGCATCGGCCACGAAGTCGGCTCCGTGGAAGTGGGCAAACTGGCCGACCTGGTGCTCTGGAGCCCGGCTTTCTTTGGCGTCAAACCCGCCACCATCCTGAAAGGCGGCATGATCGCGGCGGCGCCCATGGGCGACCCCAACGCCTCCATCCCCACACCCCAGCCGGTGCACTACCGGCCCATGTTCGGCGCCTTCGGCAAGGCCGCCAGTGCCACCCGCCTGACCTTCGTCAGCCAGGCCGCGCTAGACGCCAACATCGGAGCAGAGTTGGGGTTGGATAGCCCGCTGTCCGCCTGCAAAGGCGTACGGGAAGTGCGCAAGGGCGACATGAAACTGAACGACGCCTGCCCACACCTGACCGTGGACCCACAAACCTACGAAGTACACGCCGATGGCGAACTGCTCACCTGCGAGCCCGCCACCGAACTGCCCCTGGCCCAGCGCTATCATTTATTCTGA
- the ureE gene encoding urease accessory protein UreE, whose product MLELTKRLNEREVAGIDSSEILDNLILPYELRIRGRLRATTETRVDVGLFLDRGPVLRDGDLLQAKTGEIVRIRAAEEQVVTARIENGQPLARLCYHLGNRHVTLAIGMDDKGAYVRITPDHVLEELAERLGATLVHHTAPFDPEPGAYTQAGYSHGHSHGHGHSHSHDHDHHHGHSHGHSHKHTH is encoded by the coding sequence ATGTTGGAACTGACAAAACGCCTGAACGAACGGGAAGTGGCCGGAATCGACAGCTCCGAGATCCTCGATAACCTGATCTTGCCCTACGAACTGCGCATCCGCGGCCGCCTGCGCGCCACCACCGAAACCCGGGTGGACGTGGGCCTGTTTCTCGACCGCGGCCCGGTCCTGCGGGACGGCGACCTGCTGCAGGCCAAAACCGGCGAGATTGTTCGCATCCGCGCCGCCGAAGAGCAAGTGGTAACCGCCCGCATCGAAAACGGCCAGCCCCTGGCCCGCCTGTGTTACCACCTCGGCAACCGCCACGTCACCCTGGCGATCGGCATGGATGACAAAGGCGCCTACGTGCGCATCACCCCGGACCACGTCCTGGAAGAACTGGCCGAACGCCTGGGCGCGACCCTGGTGCACCACACCGCCCCGTTCGACCCGGAACCCGGCGCCTACACCCAGGCCGGCTATTCCCACGGCCACAGTCACGGACACGGCCACAGCCATTCACACGACCATGACCATCACCACGGACACAGCCATGGCCACAGTCACAAACACACTCACTGA
- a CDS encoding urease accessory protein UreF produces the protein MATVTNTLTDASAAHTGDLALLGLMQLVSPALPIGAFAWSQGLESAFELGWVNNEAELREWLAGVLEDGLSRCELPLLVRLQTAWANEDASTIANWNQWLQATRETAELSDEDARLGGALVTLLRNLELLPAEWLIPAEAGYITMFAWAAHKRFVPVRQTLLGFAWAWLENQLAVACKALPLGHTAAQRITEHLRPKLVEAVDIAMEREDHELGPILPGLALGSALHETQYSRLFRS, from the coding sequence ATGGCCACAGTCACAAACACACTCACTGACGCGAGCGCCGCCCACACCGGCGATCTGGCCCTGCTGGGCCTGATGCAACTGGTCAGCCCGGCGCTGCCCATCGGCGCCTTCGCCTGGTCCCAGGGCCTGGAAAGCGCGTTCGAGCTGGGCTGGGTAAACAACGAAGCGGAACTGCGGGAATGGCTGGCGGGCGTGCTGGAAGACGGCCTCAGCCGCTGCGAACTGCCCCTGCTGGTGCGCCTGCAAACGGCGTGGGCCAATGAAGACGCGAGCACCATCGCCAACTGGAACCAGTGGCTGCAGGCCACCCGGGAAACCGCCGAACTGAGCGACGAAGACGCCCGCCTCGGCGGTGCCCTGGTCACCCTGTTGCGCAACCTGGAGTTGCTGCCGGCGGAATGGCTGATCCCGGCGGAAGCCGGTTACATCACCATGTTCGCCTGGGCCGCCCACAAACGTTTTGTACCGGTACGCCAGACGCTGCTCGGCTTTGCCTGGGCCTGGCTGGAAAACCAGCTGGCGGTCGCCTGCAAAGCCTTGCCCCTGGGCCACACCGCCGCCCAGCGCATCACCGAACACCTGCGGCCAAAACTGGTCGAAGCGGTGGACATCGCTATGGAACGAGAAGATCACGAACTCGGGCCCATCCTGCCGGGATTGGCGCTCGGGAGCGCGTTACACGAAACCCAATACTCACGGCTTTTTAGAAGCTAG
- the ureG gene encoding urease accessory protein UreG, with translation MTHCLRVGVGGPVGSGKTALLRQLCKALRDHYDIAVVTNDIYTREDADFLLRHEALDADRILGVETGGCPHTAIREDASMNLAAIDDLQSRHPNLELVLVESGGDNLSATFSPELSDLTLYVIDVSAGDKIPRKGGPGITKSDLLIINKIDIAEQVHASLDIMDRDAKKMRGERPFVFTNLYDGVGLETIISFILERGMLPERRPGKVAETA, from the coding sequence ATGACACATTGTTTGAGAGTTGGAGTAGGCGGCCCAGTGGGCTCCGGTAAGACAGCCCTGCTGCGCCAGCTGTGCAAAGCACTTCGGGACCACTACGACATCGCCGTGGTCACCAACGACATCTACACCCGGGAAGACGCCGACTTCCTCCTGCGCCACGAAGCCCTGGACGCCGACCGCATCCTCGGCGTGGAAACCGGCGGCTGCCCGCACACCGCCATCCGCGAAGACGCCTCCATGAACCTGGCGGCCATCGACGATCTGCAAAGCCGCCATCCGAACCTGGAACTGGTGCTGGTGGAATCCGGCGGCGATAACCTCTCCGCCACCTTCAGCCCGGAACTGTCCGACCTCACCCTGTACGTGATCGACGTCTCCGCCGGCGACAAGATTCCCCGCAAAGGCGGCCCCGGCATCACCAAGTCCGATCTGCTTATCATCAACAAGATCGACATCGCCGAACAGGTCCACGCTTCCCTCGACATCATGGACCGCGACGCCAAGAAAATGCGCGGCGAACGCCCCTTCGTGTTCACCAACCTGTACGACGGGGTAGGGCTGGAGACCATCATTAGCTTCATTCTGGAGCGCGGCATGCTGCCGGAGCGCCGGCCGGGTAAAGTGGCTGAAACTGCCTGA
- a CDS encoding cold-shock protein, with product MSTITGNVKFFNEAKGFGFITREGGADVFVHYSAIQGGGFKTLAEGQEVEFTVTQGQKGPQAENVVAL from the coding sequence ATGTCTACAATTACCGGCAACGTTAAGTTCTTCAACGAAGCAAAAGGTTTTGGCTTTATTACTCGTGAAGGCGGCGCAGACGTCTTTGTTCACTACAGCGCTATTCAGGGTGGCGGTTTCAAAACTCTGGCCGAAGGCCAGGAAGTGGAGTTCACCGTGACCCAGGGCCAGAAAGGCCCGCAGGCAGAGAACGTTGTTGCCCTGTAA